The Bosea sp. F3-2 genome window below encodes:
- a CDS encoding ABC transporter permease: MLIVVSAVLFALTRLTPLSPARIVLGADATTEQIQAFEHDRGLDRSLPAQYSAWVAQLPRSGFGQSYITGRSIDLELLESLPVTVELVVVTFLLTLAGAIPLGLIAALTEDRWPDHLIRMLSLMAVSVPGFWLALILIRVFAVRLGWVPPIGITPFAEGWHAHLASLVLPALSIALYYIGALSRLMRAAVIEVLGQDYVRTAHSLGLSRGLVARYVVKNALPPFVSVAGMSFGYMFGWAIIIELVFNIPGLSRALLTAITQRDYPMIQATVLVVTAMFIVSNLVADLIQRLINPRLRHA; encoded by the coding sequence GTGCTCATCGTGGTTAGCGCGGTGCTGTTCGCGCTGACGCGGCTGACGCCGTTGTCGCCAGCGCGGATCGTGCTCGGCGCCGATGCCACCACCGAGCAGATCCAGGCCTTCGAGCATGATCGCGGTCTCGATCGCAGCCTGCCGGCGCAGTATTCGGCCTGGGTCGCGCAACTGCCCCGGTCAGGGTTCGGGCAGTCCTACATCACCGGGCGCTCCATCGATCTCGAGCTGCTGGAGAGCCTGCCGGTGACGGTGGAGCTGGTGGTGGTCACCTTCCTGCTGACCCTGGCCGGCGCGATTCCGCTCGGCCTCATCGCTGCGCTGACCGAAGACCGCTGGCCGGACCATCTGATCCGCATGCTGTCGCTGATGGCCGTGTCGGTTCCGGGGTTCTGGCTTGCCCTGATCCTGATCCGCGTCTTCGCTGTCAGGCTGGGCTGGGTGCCCCCCATCGGAATCACGCCGTTCGCCGAAGGCTGGCACGCCCATCTCGCCTCTCTGGTGCTGCCGGCTCTGTCGATCGCGCTCTATTATATCGGCGCGCTGAGCCGCCTGATGCGTGCCGCCGTCATCGAGGTCCTGGGGCAGGACTATGTCCGCACCGCGCATTCGCTCGGCCTGAGCCGGGGCCTAGTGGCCCGCTACGTGGTCAAGAACGCGCTGCCGCCCTTCGTCAGCGTCGCCGGCATGTCGTTCGGCTATATGTTCGGTTGGGCGATCATCATCGAGCTGGTCTTCAACATACCCGGCCTGTCGCGGGCCTTGCTGACGGCCATCACGCAGCGCGACTACCCGATGATCCAAGCCACCGTTCTGGTCGTCACGGCGATGTTCATCGTCTCGAACCTTGTCGCCGATCTCATCCAGAGGCTGATCAACCCGAGGCTGCGACATGCTTGA
- a CDS encoding ABC transporter permease: MLDVVRSTEAASAAKAAGARCSRPLSALADLVRRLAGTRIGLVGLVIVGLLCLAALSAPWLPLHDPLDLMMEHRLEPPGASFLLGTDEMGRDIFARLVWGARGSLMIGVLTVAIGLSGGLLVGTLSGYYSGTLVESVLLGLMDIFAAIPLLVWAIAIVGIFGTGPVQLGPLLLPNEAKIIVLVGLLFIPGLARVTHGLALAEAKADYVAARRLQGAGAWSIMTSDILPNILSPIFVQASVLIGIGIIIEASLSFIGLGVQPPTPSWGGMLADTRSLAFSDEWWVATWPGLAIFLAVIGFNLVGDALRTVLDPRRRDGGPAL, translated from the coding sequence ATGCTTGACGTCGTGCGCTCCACGGAAGCTGCGTCCGCGGCTAAAGCCGCCGGAGCCAGGTGCTCGCGTCCGCTCTCCGCGCTTGCCGATCTCGTGCGCCGCCTTGCCGGAACCCGGATCGGCCTGGTGGGCCTGGTGATCGTCGGCTTGCTCTGCCTGGCGGCGTTGTCGGCGCCCTGGCTCCCGCTGCACGATCCGCTCGACCTGATGATGGAGCATCGGCTGGAGCCCCCGGGCGCGTCGTTCCTCCTCGGCACGGACGAGATGGGGCGCGACATCTTCGCCAGGCTCGTATGGGGCGCGCGTGGCTCCCTGATGATCGGCGTGCTGACCGTCGCGATCGGGCTCTCGGGCGGCCTCCTGGTCGGAACCCTGTCCGGCTATTACAGCGGGACGCTGGTCGAGAGTGTCCTGCTCGGCCTGATGGACATCTTTGCGGCGATACCGCTGCTGGTCTGGGCCATCGCGATCGTCGGCATCTTCGGCACCGGGCCGGTGCAACTGGGCCCGCTCCTGCTCCCGAACGAAGCCAAGATCATCGTGCTCGTCGGGTTGCTGTTCATTCCCGGGCTGGCGCGCGTCACCCATGGCCTGGCCCTGGCCGAGGCCAAGGCGGACTATGTCGCGGCGCGGCGCCTGCAGGGCGCAGGGGCGTGGTCGATCATGACCAGCGATATCCTGCCCAACATCCTCTCGCCGATCTTCGTCCAGGCGAGCGTGCTGATCGGCATCGGCATCATCATCGAGGCATCGCTGAGCTTCATTGGCCTCGGCGTGCAGCCGCCGACACCGAGCTGGGGCGGCATGCTGGCCGATACGCGTTCGCTCGCCTTCTCTGACGAATGGTGGGTCGCGACCTGGCCGGGCCTGGCCATCTTCCTGGCCGTGATCGGCTTCAATCTGGTCGGCGATGCGCTCCGCACCGTGCTCGATCCACGGCGGCGTGACGGAGGGCCGGCGCTATGA
- a CDS encoding ABC transporter ATP-binding protein, producing the protein MTAPALSLTDLSIAFGPEIAARKVVHGVTLQVMPGEKLAIVGESGSGKSVTALAVMHQLGRGGRIVGGAMHLDGEDITSLPESACRELRGRKVAMIFQDPMTALNPAFTVGRQLSDAIRSHDDPGRKAAQQQAEELLAKVGIDDPRRRSSQYPHELSGGMRQRVLIAMAIACRPRLLIADEPTTALDVTVQAQVVALLRDICASSGIALLFISHNLDLVAEFCDRIAVMYRGRIVESGSAEAIFSAPRHPYTRLLLDAVPRPGRPLRTAVPAPLAESPGEGACDYFSRCRLADADCQVRPALRGAGTHLSACWRSA; encoded by the coding sequence ATGACCGCTCCCGCACTGTCCCTCACCGACCTCTCGATCGCCTTCGGTCCCGAGATCGCCGCCCGGAAGGTCGTCCACGGGGTGACGCTTCAGGTCATGCCCGGCGAGAAGCTGGCGATCGTCGGCGAGTCCGGTTCGGGCAAGAGCGTCACGGCGCTCGCCGTCATGCACCAGCTCGGACGCGGCGGCCGCATCGTCGGCGGCGCGATGCACCTCGACGGCGAGGATATCACCAGCCTGCCCGAAAGCGCCTGCCGCGAGCTGCGCGGTCGCAAGGTGGCGATGATCTTCCAGGACCCGATGACCGCCCTCAATCCCGCCTTCACGGTCGGCCGGCAACTCTCGGACGCCATCCGCAGCCATGACGACCCCGGCCGCAAGGCGGCACAACAGCAAGCCGAAGAACTCCTCGCCAAGGTCGGTATCGACGATCCGCGCCGGCGCAGCAGCCAATACCCCCACGAGCTCAGCGGCGGCATGCGCCAGCGCGTCCTGATCGCGATGGCGATCGCCTGCCGGCCGCGGCTGCTGATCGCGGACGAGCCCACGACCGCGCTCGATGTCACCGTTCAGGCGCAGGTGGTCGCGCTGCTGCGCGATATCTGCGCCAGCTCCGGGATCGCCCTGCTGTTCATCTCGCACAATCTCGACCTGGTGGCGGAGTTCTGCGACCGGATCGCGGTGATGTATCGCGGCCGGATCGTGGAATCTGGCAGTGCCGAGGCGATCTTCAGCGCGCCGCGCCATCCCTATACGCGCCTCCTGCTGGACGCCGTGCCGCGGCCAGGCCGTCCGTTGCGGACGGCTGTCCCCGCCCCCCTGGCCGAGAGCCCGGGCGAGGGTGCTTGCGACTACTTCTCCCGCTGCCGCCTGGCGGATGCGGATTGCCAAGTGCGGCCTGCCCTGCGGGGCGCGGGGACGCATTTGAGCGCCTGCTGGCGGAGCGCCTGA
- a CDS encoding ABC transporter ATP-binding protein has translation MSYAQGSAAPLLAATSAGRRYPLAHSPLARLFDRRTTPALSGASLDVHAGDVLGIVGESGSGKSTLARLLVGLDRPSSGQVLFEGRDLSSFTAADWQRFRNRVQFVFQGAHTALNPRKTVARSLSEAFPEQPAPGALNALLAQVSLGPELLDRLPHQLSGGQKQRIGIARALARQPEVLIADEPTSALDVSVQSEIVALLQQLHRDRRLTLVIISHDLGLVGAFCDRVLVMYAGRIVETGPAAQILAEPAHPYTQRLVAAIPRGLAGRGRPAEPPLSEAARHGGCPFEPRCSNRIPICAQAEPPEVVLGDRLVACHLAPARSIIAETNP, from the coding sequence ATGAGCTACGCACAGGGATCCGCAGCACCGCTTCTGGCCGCCACGAGCGCCGGCCGACGCTATCCGCTCGCACATTCGCCGCTGGCGCGCCTATTCGACCGGCGCACCACGCCCGCTTTGTCAGGGGCGAGCCTCGACGTGCACGCCGGCGATGTCCTCGGGATCGTCGGCGAAAGCGGCAGCGGCAAGTCGACGCTCGCGCGCCTACTCGTCGGCCTCGACCGCCCGAGCAGTGGCCAGGTCCTATTCGAGGGGCGGGATCTATCCTCGTTCACGGCTGCCGATTGGCAGCGTTTCCGAAACCGTGTCCAATTCGTGTTTCAGGGGGCGCACACGGCGCTCAACCCCCGCAAGACCGTTGCGCGCAGCTTGAGTGAAGCCTTCCCGGAGCAGCCTGCGCCGGGCGCGCTCAATGCCCTGCTGGCGCAGGTCAGCCTCGGGCCGGAGCTACTCGACCGGCTGCCGCATCAATTATCGGGTGGACAGAAGCAGCGCATCGGCATCGCCCGGGCTCTCGCACGCCAGCCGGAGGTGCTGATCGCCGACGAGCCGACATCAGCGCTCGACGTTTCCGTGCAGAGCGAGATCGTCGCGCTGCTGCAGCAGCTGCATCGCGACCGGCGCCTGACATTGGTGATCATCAGCCACGATCTCGGGCTCGTCGGGGCGTTCTGCGACCGCGTGCTGGTCATGTATGCCGGGCGCATCGTCGAGACGGGGCCTGCTGCGCAGATCCTGGCGGAACCGGCGCATCCCTATACGCAGCGCCTGGTCGCCGCCATTCCGCGCGGGCTCGCCGGGCGCGGCCGTCCGGCCGAACCGCCGCTTTCCGAAGCCGCCCGCCATGGCGGCTGCCCGTTCGAACCCCGTTGCAGCAACCGGATTCCGATCTGCGCGCAAGCCGAACCGCCCGAGGTCGTCCTCGGCGATCGGCTCGTCGCCTGCCACCTCGCGCCAGCTCGGTCCATCATCGCGGAGACCAATCCATGA
- a CDS encoding hydantoinase/oxoprolinase family protein, producing MTTRSFRVGADIGGTFTDITFLENGETVHSFKHPSTPDDYSRGIVDGILALLERIGGRVSEIEEVVHATTVATNAILEGKGATTALLTTRGFRDVLELGRLRMPELYNLNYEKPTPLVPRHRRYEIPERIGAHGEVVLPLDEKAVAEVARRIASEGTRAVAVSFLHAYANPQHERRTCEILTEILGPDVFVSCSSDVLPEIREYERTSTVVVNAYLGPVVRSYLRALTTRLREAGIHAPLQVMQSSGGVMSALAASEKPACIIESGPAAGVIAAARIGAAGSSSDIITIDMGGTTAKAAIIEQGQPARTTEYEVGAGINISSKLIKGGGHAVKLPFIDVSEIGAGGGSIIRVDAGGLIQVGPDSAGAVPGPACYGAGGSRPTLTDALVTLGYINPEYIAGGAVRLDAARSRQALSEQVCAPTGLNLQAAAHGVYAIAASTMMRAVKAVSTYRGRDPRDFTLFAFGGNGPAVAAEIARLLDMKRVVVPSHPGVFSALGLLYSTTEHDLMQTYFCALDGIDSDELDIAYRKLQTSMIAGLEADGFAKDDIEIDRLADLRYAGQAYELTIAVARHPDGAIDIAATSEAFHREHELTYGHASAGDPLEIVNIRVTGRPQGESATAYRPSAPQPLAASPSTQPARTCWFGAEWGHLPTPVITRRDLAAGDRLSPLIVEEYDATCVVPPGWTAGLDELGNLVLTASER from the coding sequence ATGACAACGCGCTCGTTTCGCGTCGGCGCCGATATCGGCGGCACCTTCACCGACATCACATTCCTCGAAAACGGCGAGACGGTTCATTCCTTCAAGCACCCGTCGACGCCGGACGACTACAGCCGCGGCATCGTCGACGGCATCCTGGCGCTGCTCGAACGCATCGGCGGCAGGGTGAGCGAGATCGAGGAGGTCGTGCACGCCACGACCGTCGCGACCAACGCCATCCTGGAAGGCAAGGGCGCCACGACCGCACTGCTGACGACGCGCGGCTTCCGGGACGTCCTCGAGCTCGGCCGGCTGCGCATGCCCGAGCTCTACAACCTCAACTACGAGAAGCCGACGCCGCTGGTGCCACGCCACAGGCGCTACGAAATCCCAGAGCGCATCGGCGCGCATGGCGAGGTCGTCCTGCCCCTTGACGAGAAGGCGGTGGCCGAGGTGGCGCGCCGCATCGCCAGCGAAGGCACGCGCGCCGTCGCGGTGAGCTTCCTGCACGCCTATGCCAATCCGCAGCATGAGCGGCGGACCTGCGAGATCCTGACCGAGATCCTCGGCCCGGATGTCTTCGTCAGCTGCTCCAGCGATGTCCTGCCGGAGATCCGCGAATACGAGCGAACCAGCACGGTGGTGGTCAACGCTTATCTCGGGCCGGTCGTGCGTTCCTATCTGCGTGCGTTGACGACCCGGCTGCGCGAGGCCGGCATCCACGCTCCGCTGCAGGTGATGCAGTCGAGCGGCGGCGTGATGAGCGCGCTGGCGGCGAGCGAGAAGCCGGCCTGCATCATCGAGTCCGGCCCTGCGGCCGGGGTCATCGCTGCGGCCCGCATCGGCGCGGCCGGCAGCTCCAGCGATATCATCACCATCGATATGGGCGGCACCACCGCCAAGGCCGCGATCATCGAGCAGGGCCAGCCCGCGCGCACCACGGAGTACGAGGTCGGCGCCGGGATCAACATTTCGAGCAAGCTGATCAAGGGTGGCGGACATGCGGTGAAGCTGCCCTTCATCGACGTCTCGGAGATCGGGGCCGGCGGCGGCAGCATCATCCGGGTCGATGCCGGCGGCCTGATCCAGGTCGGCCCCGACAGCGCCGGCGCCGTTCCGGGCCCGGCCTGCTATGGGGCGGGCGGATCCCGGCCGACGCTGACCGATGCGCTCGTCACGCTCGGCTACATCAATCCGGAATACATCGCCGGCGGCGCCGTGCGCCTCGACGCCGCTCGTTCCCGGCAGGCGCTCAGCGAGCAGGTCTGCGCGCCGACGGGCCTCAATCTCCAGGCCGCGGCGCATGGCGTCTACGCCATCGCGGCATCGACGATGATGCGCGCCGTCAAGGCGGTCTCGACCTATCGCGGACGCGATCCGCGCGATTTCACCCTGTTCGCATTCGGCGGCAACGGCCCGGCCGTGGCGGCCGAGATCGCCCGCCTCCTCGACATGAAACGCGTCGTCGTCCCGTCTCATCCTGGCGTCTTCAGTGCGCTCGGGTTGCTCTATTCGACGACCGAGCACGACCTGATGCAGACCTATTTCTGCGCTCTGGATGGCATCGATTCCGACGAGCTCGACATTGCCTATCGCAAGCTCCAGACCAGCATGATCGCTGGTCTGGAGGCAGACGGGTTCGCCAAGGACGACATCGAGATCGACCGGCTCGCCGACCTGCGTTACGCCGGGCAGGCCTATGAGCTGACGATCGCGGTCGCCCGCCATCCTGACGGGGCAATCGATATCGCGGCCACGAGCGAGGCCTTCCATCGTGAGCATGAGCTGACCTACGGCCATGCCTCGGCGGGCGATCCGCTCGAAATCGTCAACATCCGCGTCACCGGTCGCCCTCAGGGCGAGAGCGCCACGGCCTACCGGCCGTCGGCCCCTCAGCCACTTGCGGCATCGCCCAGTACCCAGCCGGCGCGGACCTGCTGGTTCGGCGCGGAATGGGGCCATCTGCCGACGCCGGTCATCACCCGCCGAGACCTCGCCGCCGGCGATCGCCTGAGCCCGCTGATCGTCGAGGAATACGACGCCACCTGCGTCGTGCCGCCCGGCTGGACCGCGGGTCTGGATGAATTGGGCAACCTCGTGCTCACAGCCTCCGAAAGGTAA